DNA sequence from the Antennarius striatus isolate MH-2024 chromosome 3, ASM4005453v1, whole genome shotgun sequence genome:
cagtgtcttattgtgctggtaccaagcccggataaatacagagggttgtgtcaggaaaggcatctgacgtaaaacttttggcACAtgaaacatgcgaatcaaatctatgacttatATACCGGATCgatcgaggcccgggttaacaataaCCACCATCTGTGCCGTTGACCTACAAGGTGCCTGTGGagattggactactgttggtcgaagaaggagaggaggaaagcgtGTTtgtaagagagagaagaggaacgccaagagtataggactgagagtagggacgttgaatgttggaacaatgacaggaaaaggtagagagttggttgacatgaggaaggtagacatactgtgtgtcctgagaccaggtggaaaggaaCCAAgggtagaagtttaggagcaggtttcaagttgttctatcatggtgtacataggaagaaaaatggagtaggcgttatcttgaaggaggattttgttaggaatgtcctggaggtaaaaagattgtcagatagagtgatgagtctaaagctagaaatcaaaggtgtgatgttcaatgttgttagtgggtatgctccacaggtacaatgtgagctggaggagaaggagaaattctggttggactttggtGAAGTACACCTTATAATTCAGTGCACcttgtatatgaaaaaagtttaaaaataggccattcactgaagatgagttctcagctctCAGCAGTAACCTCAACCCCCATGCTGTTGCCTATCTGGTCAACAGcacagacagaatacacaaatcTAAGgtgcgccccccacccccccactgttACCTGCTGTGTCTGGTgtcacatttgcaaatcaattgtagCATGCCAGGCACCGTTGGCTAGCAGTGACTTGGctcttgaaatttgagaaaaggctGCAGAGTCGGGAATACAATCCCTTTAGCGCAGTTCAATCTAGTGGATGCATAACGCAACCACAGCTACTCTTCTATGCACTTTATAATATGGTGCGCTCTAATCTTGTGAAAACTGTTTCAAAATAGGCCTTTCATTCAAGGTgggccttataatccagtgtgccttatagtgcgtaaaatactgtagataaagagacttggtggtggaatgaggaggtacaggagtgcatacagagaacaAGATTAGCTAAGAAGtgagacactgagaggactaagaagagtagacaggagtacagggagatgcagcataagatgacagtagaggtagcaaaggccaaacaatggGCCTATGATGACTTggatgctaggttggacagtaaggaaggagagactgatctatacaggttggcaagacagagagacagagatgggaaggacatgcagcaggttagggtgattaaggatagggtaGGACGTGtactgacaggtgccagtagtgtgatgggaagatggaaagagtactttgaagagttgatgaatgaggaaagtgagagagaacaaagactagaagaactggctgttgtggaccaggaagtagcaaagattagtcaagatgaagtgaggagggcattgaagaggatgaaaagtggaaaggcCCTCGGTCCTGacgatatacctgtggaggtatggaagtttctaggagaggtggcagtagagtttctgcctgggttgttcaacaggatcttggataatgagaagatacctgaggaatggaggagaagtgtgctggtgcccttttttaagaacaagggagggAGTGCAGAgggatgtgcagagttgtggcaactacagaggaataaagctgatgagccatacaatgaagttatgggaaagagtagtggaagctagactaagggaagaagtgagcatttgtgagcagcagtatggtttcatgccaaaaaagagtactacagatgtagtatttgctttgggGATGTTGagagagaagtacagagaaggccagggggagctgcattgtgtttttgtagatctggagaaagcttatgattgggtgcccagagaggaactgtggtattgtatgaggaagtctggagtggcagagaagtatgttagagcagtgcaggacatgtatgaggactctaagacagtggtgaggtgtgctgtaggtgtgacagaggaattcaaggtgaaggtgggactgcatcagggatcagctctgagccccttcttgtttgctatggtgatggacaggctgacagacgagggtagacaggaatctccatggaatatgatgtttgcagatgacattgtgatctgtaatgagagcagggaattgatggaggagaagctagagaggtggaggtttgtcttggaatgaaggttagccacagtaagacagagtacatgtgtgtgaatgagagggacccaagtggaagagtgaggttacagggagaagagatcaagaaggtggaggactttaaGTACTTTGTCACATCTCTGTACTATTTTATCCTGTTTTCCTGTCACTAAAATGTCGTGCCATTCCAGATCCAGTCCCACTTGTAATCAGTTAATTCCCTGTACCTGCCTTTCCTTCGCTCAGCTGCAGCCACTCCCTAATCAGTCACCACTCTTCATGTACCCAGCTCAGCCTTCagttctctgccagattgttaatGTTCGTCCTGACCTTCCAGCGTTCGTCTCTGGCATATTTGGATTGTGTGTTTGACTCTGCCTGTTTCCCCAGACTCTGCGTGCCCCTCctcggatttgtctgcctggttcaTTGGATTGCCTTCAGTGTTTGACCCGCCTGATTactggactctgcctgtttgcttgCCGTCTGCCTGAGTcttctgtttggactgattcccCGGTACCAGAGTTCTGCCTGTcttattaaacctgtttttggaCTTGACTCGCCTGCTtcactgtcgtgcttttgggttctcaccaccagtcttgttcgagCCGTGATatatttagggtcaacagtccagagcaatggagattgtggaaaagaggtgaagaagtgtgtacggGAAGGGTGGAACGggtgaagaaaaatgtcaggtgtgatgtgtaatagaagagtttcagctaaaattaaaggaaaggtgtacgaaactgtggtgagaccagtgatgttgtttggtctagagacagtgtcactgaggaaaagacaggagacagagctggaggtagcagagatgaagatgctgaggttctctctgggagtgaccaggaaggataggatcatgaatgagtacatcagagggacagcacatgttggaggttttagagataaagtcagagaggccagactgagatggtttggacatgtccagaggagagatagtgaatatattggtagaaggatgctgagttttgaactgccaggcaggaggcctagaggaaaaccaaagaggaagtttatggatgtagtgaaagaggacatgaaggtagttggtgtgagagaagtggatgcagaagacagggttagatggaggcaactgattcactgtggcacccctgaaggtaaaagccaaaaggagaagaagtcaGAAGCAGCCATGTTCACATGGGGCAATCATTGCGGCTCCCATTGAAGCAAAAGCACAGGTCACTGATCACCTCAGAGGATGATCACATCCATCTCTTCATTGCAACCTTTGCTTAGCCAATAAAGGTAATTCTAATAGAAGGTTCAGTCGGAATCTACAAAACTGTAAACCATTAGTGCCTCACACACAATCAATCTGTCAGCACAGAAGATCTTAAACACTCACTGAAGTTCAAAGGTGGATGCCAAAGAAAAGTATCACCAATTCAGTTATCTGACCAAAGAGTTGAATAATGGCCCGATTCAAGTTTTTGCTACAAGATGTGCAAACCCTTGGAACAACTTCTGACATAACATTACAGAACTCCACTTGTTGACACAAATATCGCAATGTCTAACATTATGTAAGTTTGGACAAATCCAAATATTGGACAAAGAGGTGGAGCACACACATCTTTTTTTGGTATAATCACCCATGCAGGAAGCCATGTTATTTTTTCAGTATTTGTACAAGATGTTCTTCAAAAGGCAGAAACACCACAAACATGCCCAGGAGGTCGAAACAACTGAGTTCATTGAAAATCAACGCTATTAGCCTCAAAGATCAAAACAGTTTTCATGTCCGTCAACATGTGTATTTTAGTATGACACTTTTTAAAGAGAGTGACAGTTTTGGCGACAGACTGGGGCTGCAGGTTTAGTACTTCATTATCGGCTTCATTTATCAGATACGAAGTTTAGATATGAAGTTCACATCTTTTCTGATTTTCAAAGACCAAATAGAAAGTCAAGAGACTTCTTACCTAAAAGTTGCTACACACACCACAAGCCTTGATTTAGTCACACGACTGCCGTACTGGGTCGTCTAACCACTAAGAGGGTAATTAACTGCCAGAAGTTCAATTATTATTGCTAAATATTTAAGTTACTAACAATTATTTAATAACTCATTAAAAACTTAATGATACTTTTAGTGGTTAACTTAACCTTttaggcggcacggtggcgcagtgggtagcgctaccgcctcacaacacggcggacccgggtttgagtcccgctctgtgcggagttcacatgctctccccatgtctgtgtgggttctctccgggtcctccaaaagcatgcgcttcaggttgattggctggtccaaattgcccataggaatgagtgtgtgtgtgtgcatggttgtatgtctttgtgtgtggctccgcggtgcactggcgtcatgcccggagtgtcccccacctcacccctatgccgccgagataggttccggctccccgtgacccactgcagcggatatagcggtggtaatctgaagatgactgacttaACCTTTTATGGAAAATATAAttgacatgtactgtatgttgtagtgaaattttaatttgatgtattgtataaatatacagtatatcactcCATCTTATTAATTACCTTAATTCAAATTTCTAAGTCATGAATTTTTGAGACATGgtccaaaatatttttgtgagaTCACAGTGAGCTTGATATTTAAAATCCAATCAGCTCAGCTGATTTCAGCCAAGTGGATGTTTGTGTCAAATAGAATGAAGTTCTGTCCTGGTTATTGTGAAATATCACATTCACAAGTATATGATGGATGTACAGACAACCTGACTGATGCCTATTATCTTTTGATATGAGGGTCTTCAGAAAGCTCTTTATGAAAAACCATGTTGTCAGATGTCTGGTGTTAAAATTAATATAGattaatacaaatagaaaagacAGACTTCCAATTCTGCATTATATAACCAAAGGATGCTGTAAAGTTGTAATGAATGATTTACAGCTTGTAAACCTCTGTGTTACAGTCATATTGAGGTTATTCTTTACTCTACGTTGTTCCTTTAAACATTCAGCCAGTTTCAGAAAATCAAATTCCCATTTACGACAGCAGAAGACGTTCAGATGAGCTACATACCAATGAGATAAGCTCCCATGATGCCGAGCACCACCATGAATTGTACACAGCAGCCTAACATCCCACGTACTCGCTCATGTGCCGTCTCAGAGATATACAGCTGTAtagggagaaaagaagaaaaatgcagaACAGAAGGAAGATCAGAATTTCTGACAGAACAGTAATCGACCAGCACtcaacaatattttattttattgatagaAAAAACAACGAATGAATCTTGAAAACTTGGGATTTATCAAGCAGGGTCATAATAACTACTTTGTTACTTCAATAGATACATTTTTGAGTTCTACGATTTACAATAATTTTTGttaattattacattaattatttcaattattaGTCAACTAACATTAAAAcctgtgaacatttttttgaacCTTATGTATTTTAGTCAAGGCTGGCTAAAGGTGGACTTCCAATGTCACGTGATTTTATCAAATTTCTTTTCTATGAGATACCATATATTTTATACAATGACCATTTTAATGTTCTCTGTCTCACTCTAAATTTCTCCAATACTTTGATCACCAGCTCCCATACCTGATGCCTCTCATTAGAACGGAATGAAAgtttgtctgaaaaaaaaaaaactgatccaAGTTATTATGATTTACTCTTAAATTTAGCAGCTGCCGTGCTGAGACATGCTTACTCTTCCTCCCAGTTTCAGGATGATTCATCAATTAGTTTATGTGTAAAACAACCCTTCCACTAAAGTTAGTGAAAAATTGCTAGGTAATTCTTTTGTGATCCTACTAACACGGAAACATACATACAAGTTACGGAACCAATGACCTGGTAGAGACAAAagttataattaatttttaaacaacactGAAAAAGAATGACAAATACTTCTTACTGGGACAGTGAGTGACGTGACTCCACTAGCAAGGCCAGTGAGTGATCTGCCAAGGTAAAGCATCCACACGTTCTGAGCTGCAACGATGAGAGTGAAGCCAAGGACGAATGGAAGAGAGCAGAACATCAGGCTGAGCTTCCTGCCGACCTTATCCACCATCCAGCCACCCAGCAGGCCACCCAGTGCCGCTCCCACCGTCACTATGGACTAAAAAACAgatctgaatttaaaaacaacttcagGAAGTTAATAAGGCGTTTTACCTTGAGGTTGACTGACACGCCAAAAAATTTAGATCTGCTAAGGAATCGTGACTTGCTCAGTAATATTCAGTTTGATGCTAATTTCAATTACAGTAAATTATTTACATCATTATTCTAACACCAAAGTAGCACAACCCCTCAAAAACAAAGCCATTACCGTACAGTGCTGAATGATTTTATAGACACAGAATTTGTTGGAATTACATAGATGGCATGAACAGTAGAAGAGTTACAGTAGTTCTAAGAATTTAGTCATTTTCCTGTCCCCGGCAACAGTATTCGGTGCTAAAGGGAAAAATTAGAGACATCCgttaacaaaccaacaaaaaaaaaaaaaaaaaaaaattagatgctTGTTATGTGACTTTTTAGTGGATCTTACATTAAACTTCCAGCTCTTCTTTTGAAATGATGATCAACCAGAACAATGTAATGGCCAGTCATCTAACACTGACTGCATCTGAAATTGTGCATAAATCACTATGTATGCACTACAGTATAGCCATCTTCATCTGGAATAGGTTGTGTAGATTTGTGTGTATTAAGAAGAACAAAACATGAGTCACACAAGTGTCAAAAAGTGACAGTAAATGTGACTCCAAGTCTACTTCCATGAAGAGAGCGTCCACGTGGGTCATTCTATAAATATAGAATTGGATGAACTAAATTAGAACATATTTCAATTAAGTCAAGCTCTGCTCATATACAGTGTATTATAAAATGGAGGCAGCCTTGTCAGGCTGTTGAGCCTCTGCCAGAGACAAGCTAACCTTatcagaataaacagaatacTGTACACTGACTGTCTCATGTTACCATCGgaatgaaccacacacacacacacacacacacacacacacacacacacacacacacacacacacacacacacacacacacacacacacacacacacacagacacacacacacaagaacccTAAATGACAAACGTTAAGGACTAAATAGAATAAATCTAAGGCTAATTATGGAAAGCTGTGTCACTGTCTTCTTATTTGAGTatttcaatattattattattattattattattattattgagtaTATATGATCCAGTGAGGATTTAGATACAAATTACATGTCCATGTTTACCTCTAAACACAAATGTTGTCCCCTACAAGAAATCGAAGTCAACCAAATTCACTTATGCAACTACAGGAGATCTTTTATGTATTTCTTTATATGATGATTACAGGCTTTAAACTGAAGTCAATCCCACAGGGTGCATTAGGGAACCATGTGATGACTAACATTGCTGACAAGATAAAACTACAAGTCAGTGAAGTCATGTGACGTCAAATCGTCATGGCTGCCATCATACCCCAAACCAGGAGGCCTGGTCATCGTTCAGCCGCAGCCGAGGGTCTGAGATCTTGGAGAGTTCAGGAATGGCAGGAGAACTGTATCCCAACACGAACCCAAAACTCATAGGACCCAGGACAGCTGCAAATGTTGCCAGGTACAAATTTTTATTCTTCACTTTACTGCAAAGAGAAAGAGTAACAGAGAGTTATGAAAAGGTCGAAGGTCAGTGGGATAAACATGAACACAATCAGCAGCTTTCAAAAAATCCTTCTGCACATTAAGAAGTCCCACTTAAAGAGTAGAGTACCACAGGTTTTTGCATGTCATTACTTAGAATTCATTTATGTTCATGTTCTATCGACATATAGGGTGATCAAAGAGTGTTAAAAGTTcgataaaacatgttttaacagtagcagaaagtaaaataaatgttaaaggCATAACTTGATTTCAGTAAACCTTGTACAGAGTAGTCCTGTGATCATGTCTGATGTTATCAAATGGAGCATTATAGAGGTAGATGATTTTACTGATGTTGTAATCAAACATATGACTACTTATCAGTGTGTTTGCAAGCTTCAACTCTtaagacattttttaatatatcttTGTATCTTGGCAGAGCAAACCAACTTCTTTGTGCAGAAGGGTAACACCAAAATTATGatgtaacatttttaaaatgtcacccGACTTGATTGGATCCAACTAGTTGGCAAAAACTAGACACACTGATCTTtcgaaaaacagaaaaagttcattttaacgATTTAAATACCTTAGAATTTTTTGCAAAACCACTGACACGGTTCTTTAACAAAGCATATTTGTATGTACTAGTTCTGATCACATCTGGCTAATCTTTAGAGTTGATTACACTGATTATACAGAATGCAGTTGAAATGATTATCTCACTATCGTCCTATTCATTTAACAATTGACCTCAGATAAGCCTCCTGCTCGGACATGAGTCCCGTCGGACTCTCATCTTCACCCTCGGAATCCAGCAGCCTTCTCCTCTCGCCCTGGATGGCCATCCTGACAGCAGCTGAGCGTTCTGGTCAATACTCGTGATCACCTTTCACATGGATCCCGGGTCAGGCTCGTCTACAAATCCCAATCAACACTGAATAAATTGACAATTTGCTGTGACACGTGGACGAAATCGAAGGGAATATACTATATCAAAATAAGTCGCAAACAAAACATCCACTCTTTTCAAACATCCTAAAATCAGAAAGCAATCTGTACCGTTTAATTCGCCCCCGACCAGACACCTACCGTCGGAGCTTTCCGTGAATGCTGCTCCTCACGCCGGTTTTTTCACGACTCGTTTTGTCAACATTTGAGTCATCTGATCATCTGACCGGAAGACGTTGTTtcctgatttcaaaataaaagtcgcCTCGCAGAAAGAAgttattacagtacagtatatacagtacagtatatgaaatgtaaatgtgaaacTACCGCTGTGTCCCAATTCAGTGGTCAGATTATTTGAGTATTGCATTTGCAGAATTTTGGATTAATTTCTTACAATATTTGTTAAACTGAACATCTGATCCATTATTTAATCAATGCTAAATCGAATTATTGAGCAAATTCttgttttcactgacaagcCGAAGTTTGTCGAAAGAGAGAAACGCCATGACCGCTAAAAATGGAGTCATTTCTAGATGTAAATCAGTCACCCATTAAAGATATTCACTAAATCTGTAACCAGAATCGTATAGAATCTATATGTTTTACGCATATGCAATATTTTGGTTGTACTTTTAAACAATACTAACAGCGGTGCATGCTATATATGACACTATATAATCTTGGTGGGATTAAAACGACACGGAAAAGACGTGGTGTTATTATCTTGTTCCAAGTTAAAACTCTTTGTTTAAAGACAGAACCCCGCCCGCCTTTAGCTCTAGGAGTGCCGTAGTTGGTTTCTATGGTGACATGTCAATTTACCTGACATAAGCAATTATAAGATGCAGCCTGGATgagaaatacagtactgtactgtcaTATTGAAGGAGTAGCCTTAGAACTAATATTAGCCATTGCATCGAGACAATGGCCACTGCTGCGAAGAGCAATGAACTCACggtaaacaaatgttttttaattagcAGAGTTACCAAGAATCTCCAGCTAACAGCTAAGTAAATGTTGAAAAAGAAGATTAAGATATAGTtctattaacaaaaaaaaaaatctttcagttTGTTCTGTGGTACAGCTCGAGTGTAAAGTTTTTTTCTGAACTGATTTACCCCCACAGGCTGAAAACCTCCGTTTATTTCTCACAGAGCAGCGGGAACATGTCCGGAGACCAGGGCTGCAGGGCAGTCAGATCATCCACAGCAGGGCTGCAGAACTGTGAGAAACATAAATTACATTGAGTAAAGGGTCTTTGCTTTGTTCTGTGTAAACTTCAAACACAAAGCCAATCTTGTGCCTTCTATATGTTGGTTGATATTATTTccattactattactactattgatgtttttctttgcagtttTGAAAGTGGAAAAGAGGCAGCAGGAAAGTCCAACTACGAGAAGGCTGTGATCTACTTCTCTAAAGCTATCTCACTTCAGCCAAACCAGGTGCCTAATAAAAGGGAAACCTTACCTGTGTGAAATCCTACTGTATTTAATGACTCATGTTTCAACAGTAAATGATGAgtttaatgaattttaaatttattatatttttgtttgtttttttatttgtttttatatcaaGTATGTCAATTTTTTGTGTCAACCAAAAATGGCATTGAATCAATTTTATTTCTAAGCTGCTTCTGGTTATAATCCAAAACTCTATGCAAATGTTAAAGCAAACATCAGTTCACCGCAGACCCATGTGTGTGACCTCTCTGCTGGTTTCATTTCACCAGTGTGTTCACGTTCCTGATGCTGTTGCTCGTGTCTTCTGGTGCGAGATGTTCTATTGCACTCCAGAGGCACTGTTTGTATTTCTGTACTTCCTCTTTTTACATTGGTATGAAAATAATCACCAATTGCTTTTTAGACTCAGTTACATGTAAGTCAGGCAGAGGCCTACCTTCAGCTGTGTGACTTTCAGTCAGCAGCGGCCTGCTATAACAGGGCGGAACTCCTGGAGCCCACAGCCTTTAGGACCCGTTTAAGCTTCATCTACTATCTCCAGGTATGACTCTCCAGAGCACATCTCTGATCAGGTGGGAGTTTAATGCTTTTCCTGAAGTATGGACACAAATATAGTATCAGAACAAATGAGTGACATCctaataaacactagtaaatGGGTTTGTTTTTATGAGTAACCTGCTACTCACTGAGAAAGGTACGGCGCTATAGGAAACGCTCAGCTGATTTGTTGATTTAGATAGCCTAAGTAAAATGGTTTATGTCTGTTTATGATCAAAAATAGTAATGTTGTATacaagaaattaaattattcatcaTAGTAGCATTAACCAAACATTTGAATTGTCTAAACAGATTTGATTTGTCAGTCAAAATTTAATTTCCAGAGCAGGAAACAATTATTATGTTTCTGTGATTCTGATGATACACTTATTACAAGGCAGCCTTTatggaaaaaaatctgataaatgtcTAGACTTCAAAAATTTAATGGGGCTCGTTGTGTTTCGTCTCATCCCCAGGGTCAGTGCTTGTTTGATCAAGGTTTTTACCAGGTGGCCCTGGAGACCTTTGGCAAAGCTGCAGAGATGAAGCCTGGCTGTAGGGCCTACGAGGTCAGAAGGTCAGGACCCACACTGCTAAACCCAGAGTAAAGTTGTGCTTTTGTGCTTGGACTGACATAATTAAcctgaaaacaacattttgttgtTATACAGACATGTCCTGTATGTTTCAATATATTACCATaacacatgaaataaattataggACATTTACTCATATTTGAGAAGCTTGAAGTACTGCTGTGTGATAGATTTGATATTTGCAATACAGTTTTGTTATTTATGATTCTcattctggttttgtttgtaaTCGACCCATTTTGCTCATTAATGTATTTTGTATCTTTCAACCCAGACTGGCCTGTCTGACAGCTGCAGGCCACCATGGTGACTGTCTGAAGCTGGTGAATGACTGGATGCTGTCTGATGGTCACACCTCTGACCTTTACATCCTCAGAGCTAGACTGCACAAACTACTTAACAAGGTTACAAATGCAGGGACCGTTTATACTTCAAGCGCCTGATGAACAGCAGTATATGCTCTTTACATTTCATGTTAGCTGGTGTTAATCATGAGTCAAGATAATTCATGAGAGAAAGATGAGTATTACCTTGTAAGAGAAAAAGACTATGTTTGTACTGGTCAAAGTTGCATTCTcactataaaaaataaaacaaagcatgGGCTTTTTCTCATGCAGACATTGCTCTGTTATGAAGACATTAAGTCGGCGTTGGCATTGAACCCCACGTGTCCCAATGCTGGAGTCATGCTACTGCAGAGTCATGAAGTTAGTGAACAGGCTAGACAGAAAGCTGTGGACAGAGCCTTGACTGGTCAGCTGCCTGAAGCCCTCTGCTTGACCAATATTGCTCTGGAGTACTGCCAACAAAACGCATGGCTCTACATGTTCAGGTGAGTCCAACCAATGTGaaaaatacatgacattttACAAATGAGAGTATAGAAGGATGATTCCTGTGGAACACATCTCTCAGTTACAAAATCACTCTCTTCTGTGAAGTCTCATCATCTAAGGACAGTGCTCTTGTGGCTCAGAACTTTGACCTTTCATCTGAAAGGATCTCAACAGTATAGCGTGTATTCTGGGGTCACCCTCTGAGTCACCAGGAACTATCTAGATTTTCCACAATCAACTTGTTTTCCAGGCTGTCCATTCCTTCAGGTGGACAGAGAGGATGAGAAATTGATTCGGACAACTTAACAACAATCCTCAACCATTTTCCTCCCACAAAACTTCTGTCCATCAGGGGGATTCTGCATCGGCGCCTTAAAGACTTCAGAGCAGCCATTGAAGATCTCATCCAGGCTGTGGAGCTAagtgaggagaaggaggagatcaGAGGTCAATCAGAGGCCTTTGTACAAGAGGAGGCCCATTTTCAACTGGTTCTCACCTTCAATGACCTTGCCATTCAGTGCTTCAGCAGACGCCTCTTTGCTGAGGCCACTCTGCTTCTCAACAAGGCCATCGAGGAGGAGAAGGGGCAGGCAGGCCTCTACTTAAACCGTGGAGGTGAGGTTtggactgtgtgtatgtgtgtgtgtgtgtgtgtgtgtggtgtgtgtgtgtgtttatggattAAAACACCTTAATAAATCACAGTGTATCACAGTGTATCATAGCTGTGAATCAGTCTGCTACTGCTGCAGGTAGAAAGTTATTTTTATCTTAAACCTGCAATGTCTGTTTATGAAAGGGATAGAACATCTAGTGTTGCGTGTGGTACTGAAACAAGTGGAACCCGACAAACCTGATCAACATTCCTTTGCGGTCGAGTAGACTATACTCTGCAGTAATGTGAAAGGAACACTGcataacacaaaaaagaaattattcccTTACTAAATTTATCCTCAGCAGTGGTGATTTTGAAATTCTTAATACACACTTAATAAAGCACTACTGCTCTATAAGCTAAAATAAAACTTAGCAGAGTTTTGACCTCCATTTAGGCCCAACAGTCACCTTTAATTCAAAGACGACATCCAAAGTCAAACTGATTTACTGGGTAGATTTAGATAAGCACCAAATTACAAAATGTCACAGATATCAAAGACTTCTAAATTagcttgtttt
Encoded proteins:
- the LOC137592928 gene encoding tetratricopeptide repeat protein 16 — protein: MATAAKSNELTAENLRLFLTEQREHVRRPGLQGSQIIHSRAAELFESGKEAAGKSNYEKAVIYFSKAISLQPNQTQLHVSQAEAYLQLCDFQSAAACYNRAELLEPTAFRTRLSFIYYLQGQCLFDQGFYQVALETFGKAAEMKPGCRAYEVRRLACLTAAGHHGDCLKLVNDWMLSDGHTSDLYILRARLHKLLNKTLLCYEDIKSALALNPTCPNAGVMLLQSHEVSEQARQKAVDRALTGQLPEALCLTNIALEYCQQNAWLYMFRGILHRRLKDFRAAIEDLIQAVELSEEKEEIRGQSEAFVQEEAHFQLVLTFNDLAIQCFSRRLFAEATLLLNKAIEEEKGQAGLYLNRGDCFFKQTEWWFALADYRQAEDMMQPDDPTVRLRLAVLHNTLGFLHFQDGHFREAADMFSLAIQYNPTASQYYENRSKAYRKLLNMKCARQDFICMLILEPTNEEVSPMLMHLFPGYSVSDVLSTPEGQAVRVQLMDTIQACSPSPDQQRVNESLQKMTLTNTLSPSEELSEAGKELKLCVNQEEMQMLVKSSVQVKETVSIISP